Genomic DNA from Syntrophales bacterium:
GTTGTTCCCCGTTTGAGAGATGGTATCTATGAGGCATACAGTTTGGCCCTTCCCGGGGAAATTGTCCTTCTTTCGCCGGGATGTGCCAGTTTTGATGAGTTTAGAGATTACAGGGAACGGGGGGAGTTTTTCAAAAGCGTCGTAAGGGAGATTGGTAGAAGTGGTGGATGAAGGGAAGAACTTGGGTACACCCGATAAAGTTCTGTTTGCTGTGGTGCTTATCCTTATTATCATGGGAACGATTATGATTTATAGCTCTAGTTCTATAATGGCACTTGAAAGGTTCAGGGATCCTCAATTCTTCCTGAAAAAGCATCTGCTTATGTTGTTGTTATTTGGTTTCCCCATCATGGTATATTTTATGAAAATGCCGTATGAATGGTTGCAAAAGCTTGCTTACCCTACCGTTATAATATCTATTTTTCTGCTCATACTTGTACTGATCCCACCTTTCGGACCTCAGATAGGGGGTGCGAAACGGTGGTTGAGACTAGGAGTGTTTTCCATACAGGTGTCAGAACTTGCAAAAGTGGCTGTAGTACTTTTCATGGCTCATTTTCTCTCGCGAAAGTACGATCTCCTTAAGGATCCTAAAAGGGGCATTGTGCTGCCCCTTACGGTAGTTCTGGCTGTGATTTTCCTTATACTAAGGGAGCCTGATTTTGGGACTGCTGTAATGGTTGGGGTTATTTCTATTGTAATGCTTTACATCGCCGGTTGTAGACTCCGTTATTTAGTTATCACAGGAATGATGTCTATTCCTTTTTTTGTCTGGCTTTTGGTTAGCAAGGCTTACAGGTTGAAGCGCTTGACTGCCTTTTTGGATCCCTGGAGCAATCCTCATAGTACGGGTTTTCAGATCATACAGTCATTTCTCTCCTTCGGATCGGGTGGAACTTTCGGTGTGGGGCTGGGGGATGGTATGCAGAAACTATTCTATTTGCCTGAACCCCACACGGATTTCATTTTGGCGGTTGTGGCGGAAGAAATGGGATTCTTCGGTGTTGCTGTGGTCATTATTCTTTTTGGGATACTCGTCTACAGAGGGTTTGTAATATCCATGCGGGCACCGGATCTTTTCGGTATGTTGCTCGCTTCGGGGTTGACAGTGTTGCTAGCCCTTGAGGCTTTTATAAATATAGCAGGTGTTATGGGATTGGTTCCTGTGAAGGGATTGGCCCTGCCATTTATGAGTTACGGGGGGAGTTCCCTTGTTATGAGTATGGCGGCAGTTGGAATGCTTTTGAATATATCGAGTCGTGATTAATAAAGAAGGTATAAAGGTAATCATTGCTGGAGGTGGGACAGGAGGACATCTCTTCCCAGGAATAGCCATTGCTGAGGAATTTATGAAGAGATCTAGCAAAAACAGGGTACTTTTTATAGGGACGAGAAAGGGGATAGAGAAAAAGGTACTTGAAGAACTCGGTTTTCCTCTTCGCTTCATAGATGTTGAAGGGATTAAAAGAAGAGGGATTTTGAAGACGGTTGCTGCTCTGTTAAAGCTTCCGAAAAGTTTTGCT
This window encodes:
- the ftsW gene encoding putative lipid II flippase FtsW — encoded protein: MDEGKNLGTPDKVLFAVVLILIIMGTIMIYSSSSIMALERFRDPQFFLKKHLLMLLLFGFPIMVYFMKMPYEWLQKLAYPTVIISIFLLILVLIPPFGPQIGGAKRWLRLGVFSIQVSELAKVAVVLFMAHFLSRKYDLLKDPKRGIVLPLTVVLAVIFLILREPDFGTAVMVGVISIVMLYIAGCRLRYLVITGMMSIPFFVWLLVSKAYRLKRLTAFLDPWSNPHSTGFQIIQSFLSFGSGGTFGVGLGDGMQKLFYLPEPHTDFILAVVAEEMGFFGVAVVIILFGILVYRGFVISMRAPDLFGMLLASGLTVLLALEAFINIAGVMGLVPVKGLALPFMSYGGSSLVMSMAAVGMLLNISSRD